Sequence from the Bacillus sp. es.036 genome:
GTGGCGAAATATATTGTAAATCGTCTCTTCGCCATGGTGATTACATTATGGATCATCGTAACCATTACGTTCTTCTTAATGCACGCGGTTCCAGGGTCACCATTTAACCAGGAGAGAAACACCAGTGAAGCGGTGCAGCAAAATCTTGAAGCGCATTACCATTTAGATGAACCGGTCTTTATTCAATATGCGATTTATATTAAATCCCTTGCGACACTTGACTTTGGACCATCAATTAAACAATCATCTACCTCCGTTAATGAAATGATTGGGAGAGGGTTTCCTGTCTCAGCAGAGCTCGGAATAACTTCTCTTCTGATCGCGATTATTTCAGGCATCATACTTGGTATCATGGCGGCCCTTCGTCACAATGGGGCGATTGATTATATGGCCATGACATTTGCGGTGATTGGGATTTCAGTTCCTAACTTCATTATGGCGACACTACTTATTCAACAGTTAGCGGTCACGTGGGAAATTTTTCCTGTGGCGACATGGGCGTCACCAATGCATATGATTCTACCATCAATCGCGCTTGCTACAGGCCCAATGGCGATCATTGCGCGGTTAACGAGGTCAAGTATGATCGAAGTACTCAATCAAGATTACATCATGACGGCTCGTGCGAAAGGAATGACTACCTTTCAAATTGTTACAAAGCATGCGCTTAGGAATGCATTGCTACCAGTTATCACGATTCTAGGTACGCTTGTTGCTGGTGTATTGACGGGTAGTTTTGTTATTGAAAAAATCTTCGCCATCCCTGGAATGGGGAAATATTTTATTAACGGCATTAATGATCGTGATTATCCTGTCATTATGGGAACAACTGTCTTTTATAGTGCCTTCCTCATAATGATGCTCTTTATTGTAGACATTGCTTACGGGATATTAGATCCGAGAATTAAGCTACATAAGAGGGGGGAATAGCATGATACCAGAGCGAAAAGAAATGAAACAGGAGTTATCTGATGACCTGTTTCTTCCTGTACAAAACCCCTCTTCTAATGCTGAGATGATCGCGAAACCTAGTATTTCCTATTGGAAAGATGCCTGGATGAGGCTTTCTGGGAACAAGCTATCTATGGCTGGACTTGTGATGCTAGTTTTACTTGTATTAATGGCGATATTTGGGCCGTTATTAACGCCATATTCCTATGATCACCAGGTGCTAACAGAAGGCAATTTACCACCTTCTTCTGAACATTGGTTCGGTACAGATAATCTTGGACGAGATATGTTCACCCGAACATGGAATGGTGCAAGGATTTCATTATTCGTTGGATTTATGGCGGCCATTATCGATTTCATCATTGGAGTCGCTTATGGTGGGTTTTCTGGATACAAAGGTGGAAGAACAGACAATTTTATGATGAGAATTATTGAGATTTTATATGGTCTTCCATACTTGCTGATGGTCATTTTACTAATGGTAGTCATGGGACCTGGACTATTCACAATTATTATTGCGTTAACCGTAACGGGCTGGGTTGGTATGGCAAGAATCGTTCGAGGCCAGGTTCTTCAATTGAAGAACGCCGAGCACGTACTGGCATCTCGAACATTTGGAGCGCGTGCTGGTCGTGTTATTCGGAAGAACCTACTTCCGAATACAATGGGACCGATTATCGTTCAAATGACGCTTACCGTACCCACGGCGATTTTTGCAGAAGCTTTTTTAAGCTTTCTAGGGCTAGGTGTACAGGCACCTGTTGCGAGTTGGGGTGTTATGGCAAATGATGGTTTGTCTGTTATTTTATCTGGTCACTGGTGGAGATTATTTTTCCCTGCATTCTTCATTTCGTTAACGATGTTTGCTTTTAACGTTCTTGGCGATGGTTTGCAGGATGCTCTTGATCCAAAATTGCGTAAGTAAAACCTCATTTTCATGAGATTTCACTGATAATAAAATCATAAGGGGGAAATTTATTTGAAGAAAATCGTAACAATGCTACTTTCCTTGTTGCTTCTTATTGGAATCGTTGGTTGCACTACAACGGAAAATAGCTCATCAAATTCAAATTCAGGAAGTGACGATGCAAACCAAGAAGAGGGTACGAAGGTACTTAAGCTGAATAATGGAAGTGAACCAACTTCATTTGATCCACCAATTGGCTTTGATAGCGTATCATGGAACGCGTTGAACAACTTAATGGAAGGTTTAACGCGTCTTGATGAGAAGGATCAGCCACAGCCTGCTGCGGCAAAAGAGTGGGAGCTATCTGAAGATGGCAAAACGTATACGTTCCAATTACGTGAAGATGCGAAGTGGTCGAATGGAGAAGCCGTTACTGCTGAAGATTTTGAATATGCTTGGAAGCGACTAGCGAATCCTGATACGGCATCTCCAGCCGCGTTTCTTGCATACTTCATCGAAGGGGCGGAAGCATATAATACAGGAGAAGGATCAGAAGACGATATGATGGTAAAAGCTGTGGACGAAACGACGCTTGAGGTAACACTTGAAAGTCCAGTTGCTTTCTTTCCTAATTTGATTTCAAACCCGGCTTTCTTCCCTGTTCATAAGGCGACTGTAGAAGAAAACCCTGAATGGCATACGG
This genomic interval carries:
- a CDS encoding ABC transporter permease, with translation MAKYIVNRLFAMVITLWIIVTITFFLMHAVPGSPFNQERNTSEAVQQNLEAHYHLDEPVFIQYAIYIKSLATLDFGPSIKQSSTSVNEMIGRGFPVSAELGITSLLIAIISGIILGIMAALRHNGAIDYMAMTFAVIGISVPNFIMATLLIQQLAVTWEIFPVATWASPMHMILPSIALATGPMAIIARLTRSSMIEVLNQDYIMTARAKGMTTFQIVTKHALRNALLPVITILGTLVAGVLTGSFVIEKIFAIPGMGKYFINGINDRDYPVIMGTTVFYSAFLIMMLFIVDIAYGILDPRIKLHKRGE
- a CDS encoding ABC transporter permease — its product is MIAKPSISYWKDAWMRLSGNKLSMAGLVMLVLLVLMAIFGPLLTPYSYDHQVLTEGNLPPSSEHWFGTDNLGRDMFTRTWNGARISLFVGFMAAIIDFIIGVAYGGFSGYKGGRTDNFMMRIIEILYGLPYLLMVILLMVVMGPGLFTIIIALTVTGWVGMARIVRGQVLQLKNAEHVLASRTFGARAGRVIRKNLLPNTMGPIIVQMTLTVPTAIFAEAFLSFLGLGVQAPVASWGVMANDGLSVILSGHWWRLFFPAFFISLTMFAFNVLGDGLQDALDPKLRK